A segment of the Triticum urartu cultivar G1812 chromosome 1, Tu2.1, whole genome shotgun sequence genome:
AGAGGAAACAAGTTCGCTTGATTGCCGCGTCTGCTTCCGCCCCTTAAAGCCTCCTGTCTTCCAGGCAAATACTTGACCAATTCTTTGTTCCATTCACCTGAGAAAGGCAGCATTGATACTAAcctcttgctatgatcttgaatTTGTGCAGTGCAACGGCGGGCATTTAGCTTGTGGCACATGCCTTGCCGAGCTCCCTGGCGGACAGTGCCCGATGTGCAAGCATGGCGGCGGAGGCTTTGTCCCCTGCCTTGCAATGGACGGCATCGTCTCGTTGGCAACGATAAAGTGCTCCCACGATGGCTGCCAGAGCTACGTCACCTACCATGAGCATGACGATCACCATAGTGCGTGCCCACACGCACCCTGCTTCTGCACGGAGCCCGGCTGCAGCTTCGCCGGCCCGCCACCGGCGCTCCTCGGCCACCTTGCCACCCTGCATTCCTGGCCTGTGCACAAGATTGAGTACGGCAAGGTTCTCTGGCTTCAGGTTCCGGTGTCAGTGCCGCGGCGTCTGCTCCTCGCGGAGGACGGCGGCGTGTTCCTTCTTGTTGTGGGCTTGCTCAATGCGATCGCTGTTGTGTCAGTGGTGTGCATCAGGGCCAGCACGTCCCCGTCGCTGCAGTACCCAGCCATGATGTGGGCATATGGTCCGCCGGACGTTGCAGGCGTCAGATGTATGGTGGGCACGGAGGCGGTGACGAGCAGCTCCAAGCCCAGCGATGTCGTCGTGGAGAAGCTGCCATTCGTGTTGCTTGTGCCGCCTACGCATGTGTTTGGGGCTGGGGCATCCAAGGAGTTGTCTCTTGAGATCCGAATTAACAAGATGTGATTCTGAACTTAGTTTAGTAGGAATTAGTTGGAACCGGAGTAGTATGTGATTGGTAAGTAACGCTGCCTTTTGGTTGCAATGCCACGTGGTGGTTTCCGCGGCAATTAGGATGTGTTGTTGCAGCTAGTGTTTTGGTAACCGTGATCCAATGCTTCCATACAATGCGGCCATTCCTGTGAATGTAGCAACAAGATGGTTTTCAATGAATGGAAGTGCGCATTGTTTAACATACAAGAGAGGCTAGTTAATTCAGCATGCCCACGAGAAATACATTGAGAGATGGTGACATGTATATGATCTTTGTATGATAGGAGGAAGAATTAGCAGCAGGGAATTGATAGACAATTCCTAAAGAACAGCTATAACAATGTTCCAAATATACCCAGCAAGAGGACAATAAAAATTAAGTGGTTATCACAAAAGAGGCTGTTAGAGTCAGAGGTGCCACCTCTCTTTTGTAAAACATCTCTGGCCAGCATACCATTTTTCATCGAGACCAAATAGATGACATCTAGCGGCGGCGAGCCCGAGTCTGGAATGACCGGGAGATGGGGAAGTCGGCGGAAGCAAGGCAGCAGCTTAACTGATGCACCAGACGGGTGTGGAGGGTTGTTGACGCCAAAGAAAGGTTGGGTTTAGAAGGATGGGGGCGAAGGAGGTGGCTTGCGGAGGAGGGATGATGAGGTGACGCGGCACTGCCACGGGCCACGATTGGTGGTGGCAGGCGGCTCGGTTGACGTCATAGGAAGTCTCCTGAGCTCCTAGGATTTCCATCCAACAATCTGCACCGATTCGACTCATGTCGCCCTCTTTGATTTGCCAAAGAATGAGAGAGTTGTGATAATTTCAGTATCACGATCTCTTTTTTTTTTAGTTTTGTCGTAGCGATATGGCAACAACATTTGTACTTTCATTTGATGTCGTGCAACAATCAACAACAAATTTATTTGTATCAGAATTTCACAATTTCTAAAAAAATCTATAAATTAATGAAAACAATGAAACTCCAATATAGCTGCTTATTGGTCACTGTATATGTTTTTCTTCCATGGAGAATTTCACATACTAACCTTTGCAGTACTCTATAGTGTCATACAGTGACCACGTAATTAATGAAAACAATGCAAACTCCAATATAGTACTCTAACCTTTTTACGGGTTTATTTGGGTTCATCCAAGGTAATAAAAACATCTGGATTTCAGATTGCGACACTTCATATGAATGGCGAAAATAAGAAGAAAATAATAAAGCAGGAGAAATAAATACTCCAAAAATGCTAATAAGCTTCTATGATATTAGAATTCATAATATTTTAGACAAGCATTTGGGAAAAAGAATCTCAAAACTGATACTGAAGTGACAGATTTTGAGCCAATTACGTGGATGTGAATGACACTATAGAGTACTGCAAAGGTTAGTATGAGAAGAATTTGACCCAATGCGTCTGCCGTTTGGTTTTCATGCCTATGAATTGATGATAGACAAGGAAGACTCCAGTTCGATGCAGCATGTTGCATGTCTATGCTTAGGCCTCTTGTTTCCTTAGCTCTATACCAAGCTTTAGTGTAACCAATGATCACTCTCTCACCAAACATAATTTATTTATTcatttgtgaaggaaatatgccctagaggcaataataaagttgttatttatattttcttatatcatgataaatgtttattattcatgctagaattgtattaaccgaaaacttagtagatgtgtgaatacatagacaaaaagagtgtccctagtatgcctctactagactagctcgttaatcaaagatggttaaatttcctgatcatagacatgtgttgtcatttgatgaacgggatcacatcattagagaatgatgtgatggacaagacccatccattagcttagcataaatgatcgtttagttttattgctattgctttcatcatgacttatacatgttcctctgactatgagattatgcaactcccgaataccggaagaacaccttgtgtgctatcaaacgtcacaatgtaactgggtgattataaagatgctctacaggtgtctccaatggtgtttgttgagttggcatagatcaagattaggatttatcactccgagtatcgaagaggtatctctgggccctctcggtaatgcacatcactataagccttgcaagcaatgtgattaatgagttagttacgagatgatgcattacggaacgagtaaagagacttgccggtaacgagattgagctaggtatgaggataccgacgatcgaatctcgggcaagtagcataccgatgacaaagggaacaacgtatgttgttatgtggtttgaccgataaatatcttcggagaatatgtatgagccaatatgagcatccaggttccgctattggttattgaccggagaggtgtctcggtcatgtctacatagttctcgaacccgtagggtccgcacgcttaacgttcgatgacgattcgtattatgagtttatgtgatttgatgtactaaaaattgtccggagtcccggatgagatcacagacatgacgaggagtctcgaaatggtcaagacataaagatagatatattggaaggttatattcggacaccggaatggttccgaagtgtatcgggtattttccggagtaccggggggttaccggaaccccccgagggattaatgggccacaatgggccttagtggagaagagagagggccggccagaggtggcgccccccttgcctagtccgaattggacaaggggagggggcggcaccccccctccttccttctcttctctcctctttcccttcttctcctacttggactaggaaagggggggggggcgattcctacttggactaggagtccaagtaggactcccccatgGCGCGCTCCCTCCTAGGGCCGAcctcctctccttccccctttatatacgtgggaggg
Coding sequences within it:
- the LOC125533020 gene encoding E3 ubiquitin-protein ligase SINA-like 2, with translation MALKHTLRPKEGTCYFEDSQSQHLFTACPPSPPPTLRVLTNYSDNRASVHDGSSGDPNRQEVVPLPQLYQGSQFDGSRCPCCDEICSSVWSTISLLFFVFETNLDVRHKTNATILPDKNQAQPPSLLPTVDSSRDDLDNSASVHDGSCGAHGDIHTRQGSVFMTANAVRTDYLSLEEERRKSPRDSQQLRSNGPSSEPQAAQTTEGTQVAPGTSMVRNRGSLLTMEKGDRKAREETSSLDCRVCFRPLKPPVFQCNGGHLACGTCLAELPGGQCPMCKHGGGGFVPCLAMDGIVSLATIKCSHDGCQSYVTYHEHDDHHSACPHAPCFCTEPGCSFAGPPPALLGHLATLHSWPVHKIEYGKVLWLQVPVSVPRRLLLAEDGGVFLLVVGLLNAIAVVSVVCIRASTSPSLQYPAMMWAYGPPDVAGVRCMVGTEAVTSSSKPSDVVVEKLPFVLLVPPTHVFGAGASKELSLEIRINKM